The Flavobacterium piscisymbiosum genome includes a region encoding these proteins:
- the prfH gene encoding peptide chain release factor H, with protein MEKIIQITAGRGPAECTWVVAQVLKKVLDEAQEQGLEATLLQREVGQENGTVETATISVKGTNAEKFANSWIGTIQWIGQSQFRKMHKRKNWFIGIFEIEAQKNASISENDIQYQAMRSSGAGGQHVNKVSSAIRATHIPTGIAVVSMDSRSQHQNKKLATERLLKKLEGETLQQLKNHVGKQWENQLNIQRGNPVRVFSGSDFKKNKVEKSYKGTRQQLKTDLRNESN; from the coding sequence ATGGAAAAAATAATTCAGATAACAGCGGGTCGCGGACCTGCAGAATGCACTTGGGTGGTTGCTCAAGTGCTTAAAAAAGTTTTAGACGAAGCACAGGAGCAGGGTTTAGAAGCTACTTTGCTTCAAAGAGAAGTTGGTCAGGAAAACGGAACGGTTGAAACAGCAACAATCTCCGTAAAAGGAACCAATGCTGAAAAATTTGCGAATTCCTGGATAGGAACGATTCAATGGATTGGACAGAGTCAGTTTAGGAAAATGCACAAACGTAAAAACTGGTTTATTGGCATTTTTGAGATTGAAGCACAAAAGAATGCTTCGATTTCAGAAAATGATATACAATATCAGGCGATGCGTAGTTCCGGTGCGGGCGGACAACATGTTAATAAGGTGAGTTCGGCAATTCGGGCAACACATATTCCTACGGGAATTGCAGTTGTTTCGATGGACAGCCGCTCGCAGCACCAAAACAAAAAACTGGCTACAGAAAGATTATTAAAAAAACTAGAAGGCGAAACTTTGCAGCAACTTAAAAACCATGTAGGGAAACAATGGGAAAACCAGTTGAATATTCAGCGTGGGAATCCTGTGAGGGTTTTTAGCGGATCGGACTTTAAAAAGAATAAAGTCGAAAAAAGTTACAAAGGAACTCGTCAGCAATTAAAAACAGATTTACGAAATGAAAGCAATTGA
- a CDS encoding ion transporter codes for MKKIKSKYELFRQKTQIILYGTNTFLGRLFDLVLLGLILLSVLLVMMDTVEGINHKYHSYLIICEWIITVFFTIEYILRIISIQKPVKYVFSFYGIIDLMAILPMYLSIFFPATNVLTIVRILRFFRLFKILHIPQISQQSLQLREAMQASKEKILVFIYFVLISAVIIGSLMYVVEGKESGFTSIPVGIYWAIVTLTTVGYGDISPASPLGQFLASLVMIMGYGIIAVPTGIVTAEFAKSSLRNNAVSTKKMCQNCNAQLHFDSAKYCHECGTELLNN; via the coding sequence ATGAAAAAAATAAAATCAAAATACGAGCTTTTTAGACAAAAGACCCAAATAATCCTTTACGGCACCAACACCTTTTTAGGGCGTTTGTTCGATCTCGTGCTTTTAGGTCTTATTCTGTTAAGCGTACTTCTTGTTATGATGGATACAGTCGAAGGTATCAATCATAAATACCATTCCTATCTTATTATCTGCGAATGGATTATCACCGTTTTCTTTACCATCGAATACATCCTGCGCATTATTTCGATACAAAAACCCGTAAAATATGTTTTCAGCTTTTACGGAATTATCGATTTAATGGCCATATTACCCATGTATTTGTCCATTTTTTTTCCTGCTACAAACGTTTTAACGATCGTTAGAATCTTGCGTTTCTTCCGATTGTTTAAAATTTTACATATTCCACAAATCTCTCAACAATCTTTGCAGTTGCGGGAAGCCATGCAAGCCAGTAAAGAAAAAATTCTAGTATTTATCTATTTCGTTCTTATCAGCGCTGTAATTATTGGCTCATTAATGTACGTTGTCGAAGGCAAAGAAAGCGGTTTTACCAGCATTCCGGTAGGAATCTATTGGGCCATTGTAACCCTGACCACCGTTGGTTATGGCGACATTTCACCCGCATCTCCATTAGGTCAGTTTTTAGCTTCACTGGTTATGATTATGGGATACGGAATCATTGCTGTACCAACAGGGATCGTTACTGCAGAATTTGCCAAAAGCAGTTTACGCAATAACGCTGTCAGCACAAAAAAAATGTGTCAAAATTGCAACGCACAACTGCATTTTGATAGTGCAAAATATTGTCATGAATGCGGAACCGAATTACTTAATAATTAA
- a CDS encoding glycine-rich domain-containing protein, whose protein sequence is MDNALWNKILQFDFDDPPGEFGFSIRLAKEKFWTKNFTEKAILEYKKFMYLASISESMVSPSETVDEVWHLHLIFTQSYEKFCQLLGKQIQHIPSTHNKADFQKFKKAKEQTNTLYESIFGAQPKDIWEFDGMYESLNLDKAKINLRSFISKSLIVFLILTFPFYYILKPIYITINNPYFLIGYVILCAVTFKILDLYNKIKLRQITRKFDSTSFVFDLQPYELIYLKTQKTSRVIDGVVNELIDNKTVEIQPYSIINLIENKSDLTTEQIQVTTSLKEFGKSVYSTLMKRMQRKPLFINISNCMNAFEKYFIKSKKFNNLFYLNFVVFEILAMIGYIRIMTGFNRNKPVGLLVFTLIVFVLVAIFFLYKLTRLLFIAIIPNLYKKEILPVRQIENNWQWNYFLFSTAVITPAFIPLIEESNKYSPDTSSGNSSGGSCGTSSDSSSSSSCGSSCGSSCGGCGGGD, encoded by the coding sequence ATGGATAATGCACTTTGGAATAAGATTTTGCAATTTGATTTTGATGATCCGCCAGGTGAATTTGGCTTTTCAATAAGACTCGCAAAAGAAAAATTTTGGACAAAAAACTTTACAGAAAAAGCCATTTTAGAATATAAAAAATTCATGTATTTGGCTTCAATTTCTGAATCAATGGTTTCTCCATCTGAAACAGTAGACGAAGTATGGCATTTACATTTAATTTTCACTCAATCTTATGAGAAATTTTGCCAATTACTTGGCAAACAAATTCAACACATTCCATCGACCCACAACAAAGCAGATTTTCAAAAATTTAAAAAAGCTAAAGAACAAACTAATACATTATACGAATCAATCTTTGGTGCTCAACCTAAAGATATTTGGGAATTTGACGGAATGTACGAAAGTCTGAATTTAGATAAAGCAAAAATAAATTTAAGATCATTTATCAGTAAATCTTTGATAGTGTTTTTAATTTTAACATTCCCATTCTATTACATTTTAAAACCAATTTACATTACGATAAACAATCCTTATTTCCTTATAGGTTATGTTATTTTATGTGCTGTTACATTTAAAATACTGGATTTATACAACAAAATTAAACTTCGTCAAATTACCCGTAAATTTGATAGCACTTCTTTTGTCTTCGATCTTCAACCTTATGAACTAATTTATCTTAAGACACAAAAAACTTCCAGAGTCATTGACGGTGTTGTAAATGAATTAATCGATAATAAAACAGTTGAAATACAACCTTACAGCATAATCAATCTCATTGAGAATAAATCCGATTTAACTACTGAACAAATTCAGGTAACGACATCATTAAAAGAATTTGGAAAAAGCGTTTATTCAACATTGATGAAACGAATGCAAAGAAAACCTCTTTTTATAAACATATCAAATTGCATGAACGCATTTGAAAAATATTTTATCAAATCTAAAAAATTCAATAATTTATTTTATTTAAATTTTGTCGTTTTTGAAATCCTTGCCATGATAGGATACATTAGAATAATGACAGGTTTTAACAGAAATAAACCCGTAGGACTTCTCGTATTTACTCTTATTGTTTTTGTTCTTGTTGCAATTTTTTTTCTATACAAATTAACCAGACTTCTTTTTATCGCTATAATACCAAATTTATACAAAAAAGAAATTTTACCCGTCAGGCAAATAGAAAATAACTGGCAATGGAATTATTTTCTATTTAGTACAGCTGTTATCACTCCAGCTTTTATACCACTTATAGAAGAATCAAACAAATATAGTCCTGACACATCTTCAGGAAATTCGTCTGGGGGTTCTTGTGGAACCTCTTCTGACTCTTCTTCAAGTAGTTCTTGTGGAAGCTCCTGTGGAAGTTCATGCGGAGGCTGTGGGGGCGGAGACTAA
- the miaA gene encoding tRNA (adenosine(37)-N6)-dimethylallyltransferase MiaA, which translates to MKHLITIVGPTAIGKTALSIALAQHFKCEIISCDSRQFFKEMTIGTAVPNQEELQAATHHFIQNKSIFENYTVGDYEKEALLKIEELFQNNDFVILIGGSGLYVDAILKGFDEFPEINPEVRSKVNSNYEKLGIEYLQEQLKNLDPDYYQKITVENPQTLQNPQRMMRFVEVCIGTQKPYSSFLNQKKNNRNFTPILIGLDAERQIIYNRINQRVDIMMNEGLLEEAKKLYSNKELNALQTVGYRELFSYFNGDFSLAFAIEEIKKNTRRFSKRQLTWFKRNEATKWFDYATDRKEIIKYLEKLLE; encoded by the coding sequence ATGAAACACTTAATAACCATCGTAGGACCAACCGCTATAGGCAAAACAGCCTTAAGTATAGCTTTGGCACAACATTTCAAATGCGAGATAATATCTTGCGACAGCCGTCAGTTTTTTAAAGAAATGACCATTGGTACCGCAGTTCCAAATCAGGAAGAATTACAAGCAGCAACACATCATTTCATTCAAAATAAATCGATTTTCGAAAATTATACCGTTGGCGATTACGAAAAAGAAGCTCTTTTAAAAATAGAGGAATTATTTCAAAATAATGATTTTGTCATTCTTATTGGCGGTTCAGGTTTATACGTTGACGCAATCTTAAAAGGTTTTGACGAATTTCCTGAAATTAATCCAGAAGTACGCTCCAAGGTAAATTCAAACTACGAAAAACTCGGAATCGAATATCTGCAAGAACAATTAAAAAACCTGGATCCGGATTACTATCAAAAAATAACCGTCGAAAATCCACAAACACTTCAAAACCCACAACGAATGATGCGTTTTGTAGAAGTTTGCATCGGAACTCAAAAACCATATTCTTCTTTTTTAAATCAAAAGAAAAACAACCGAAACTTCACTCCTATTTTAATAGGTTTAGATGCCGAAAGACAAATCATTTACAATCGAATCAATCAGCGTGTCGATATTATGATGAACGAAGGATTATTAGAAGAAGCAAAAAAATTGTATTCTAACAAAGAGTTAAATGCGCTTCAAACCGTCGGATATAGAGAATTATTTAGTTATTTTAACGGAGATTTCTCACTAGCTTTTGCTATCGAAGAAATCAAGAAAAATACCCGTCGTTTCTCGAAAAGACAACTTACATGGTTCAAACGAAATGAAGCTACAAAATGGTTTGATTATGCGACAGATAGAAAAGAAATTATAAAATATCTTGAAAAATTGTTAGAATAA
- a CDS encoding acyl-[acyl-carrier-protein] thioesterase: MPISPNFTSVYSKDWEINFTQCTPAGFLKYTDLCNILQLTAGSHAEVGGISFHDMQEFHQAWVLSRMRVEVHALPQWQDIVTVKTWINSLENSRSVRALEMYVNGKKIVGCETYWAVFNTQSRRPEPLAIPYEHFELFPEKRATDEGFSKININHEKEAVFEKTVYLSDLDIVNHVNNVKYLEWCLDHVEPKRILKQEVKNFEMNFMKELSLKDQVVIHESEDGQSTARFSITKGEKTCFALELHWK, encoded by the coding sequence ATGCCAATATCACCTAATTTCACATCAGTTTATAGTAAAGACTGGGAAATCAATTTTACACAATGCACCCCGGCTGGTTTTTTAAAATATACAGATTTATGTAATATTCTACAATTAACCGCAGGATCTCACGCCGAAGTTGGAGGTATCAGTTTTCACGACATGCAGGAATTTCACCAGGCATGGGTTTTAAGCCGAATGCGTGTAGAAGTGCATGCATTGCCTCAATGGCAGGACATTGTAACGGTAAAAACCTGGATCAATAGTCTTGAAAATTCACGTTCCGTTCGTGCTCTTGAAATGTATGTTAATGGAAAGAAAATTGTAGGTTGCGAAACGTATTGGGCTGTTTTTAATACCCAATCACGTCGTCCGGAACCTTTGGCAATTCCGTATGAACATTTCGAGTTATTCCCTGAAAAAAGGGCTACAGATGAAGGTTTTTCTAAAATAAACATCAACCATGAAAAAGAAGCTGTCTTTGAAAAAACAGTTTATTTATCTGATTTAGATATTGTAAATCACGTAAATAATGTAAAATATCTGGAATGGTGCCTGGATCATGTTGAGCCAAAAAGAATTTTGAAACAAGAAGTAAAAAACTTTGAAATGAATTTCATGAAAGAACTCTCATTAAAAGATCAAGTCGTAATTCATGAAAGTGAAGATGGCCAAAGTACAGCAAGATTTAGCATTACAAAAGGAGAAAAAACTTGTTTTGCTTTAGAACTGCATTGGAAATAA